One window of the Chryseotalea sp. WA131a genome contains the following:
- a CDS encoding winged helix-turn-helix transcriptional regulator has translation MDEYFILIAIEKLGNPSKTEVYSSTISEINTGTQMLNRLRMAGMVKENIDSVDKRVRRVQITPKGKKAKDGFFRDSESDLKLKAGNLPPHEKIVLIEHLQYLEKFHSGIYFSDKN, from the coding sequence ATGGATGAGTATTTTATTTTGATTGCCATTGAAAAACTTGGAAACCCATCTAAGACAGAGGTGTACTCCAGCACCATCAGCGAAATAAATACAGGCACTCAAATGTTGAACCGGCTACGAATGGCCGGAATGGTAAAAGAAAACATAGATAGTGTAGATAAGCGCGTAAGAAGGGTACAAATTACCCCAAAAGGAAAGAAGGCAAAAGACGGCTTTTTTCGAGATTCTGAATCTGATTTGAAGTTAAAAGCTGGAAACCTACCACCCCATGAAAAGATAGTGTTGATCGAGCACTTACAGTATTTAGAAAAATTTCATTCGGGTATTTATTTTAGTGATAAAAACTGA